AATCGTAATCCAGCCAGTTGGTGACCGGCGCAACCGAAATGCCGGTTTTGAATCGGTCGGTGTGAGTCAGGGCGTACGCAGTCATGAAGCCGCCGTAGCTCCATCCCCACCAGCCGAGCCGAGTGCGGTCAAAAACGGGAAACTGCGCGAGGACCTGGTCAAGCGAAGACAACTGATCTTTGAATTCGACAGCGCCGAAATGATGGCGCACCGCCGTCGCGAATTTCTGACCGCGGCCGCCCATGCCGCGATTGTCAACAATGAGCGTCGCAAAGCCTCGCTTCGCCATGAGCTCGTTGAAGAGAAAATGTTGTCCACCCCATTCGTTCGCAACGTCCTGCGCGTGTGGTCCTCCGTAGGGGTTCATGATCAGAGGAACACTGCCGGGCGAACCGTTCGCCGCTTGCGGCGGCATCAACAGCATGCCGTAGAGAACGGTTCCATCGTCAGCTTTAAAGTTGAGGAACTTGGGGGGAATCAGGTCATAGGCGTCGACGCTGCGCGAGCTCCAGACCTGCTTGCAAGCGCCTTGGGCTGCGCAAAGCGACATTATGTGCGGGGTTAGCACAGCCGAAAAATCGTCGACGTAGTATTTGCCGTCCTCGGAGAATGTGGCCTTGTGAAAGCCTTCTTCACGCGTCACCCGGCTCGGTTGTGATCCATCCAGCTTCACCGAGTAGAGGTGCGATTGCCGGGGATCGTCCTTGTTGGCGGTGAAGTAAATCGTGCCGGTGGCCTCATCCGCCCCAGCCACTCCTGCAACTTCGTATTCCCCGCGCTCCAGTTGGCGCTCGAGTTTGGCATCGGCAGCCAGCGGAGCGGACTTATCGAAGCTGTATAGATATAGATGGGTGTAGCCGTCGCGCCAACTCGACCACAGGAAATGGTCGCCGGATTTGAGCATGCGGACGACCTTGAAGTCATCATGAACTTCCACCCAATTGGGGCTGGTTTCCTCCAACACCCGTCGTGAGTGACCGGAATTGGCGTCAACAAAGTACAACGCAAGCTTGTTCTGAGCGCGGTTGAGTACCTGCACGTAAAGCAGGCCATCGCGCATCCAGCCGAAGCGGGGAATGTAGTTATCCTTGTCCTGGGTTAGTGAGATCCACTTCACCTTGCCGCCTCCCGAAGACACTACGCCCACCCGCACGGTCGGATTCGGGTCCCCCGGGTTGGGATATTTCTCAGGGTCTACGGGCGGATGGAGCTGGAGAAGATCGGTGAGCGGATAGGTGGGCACCGCCTTTTCGTGCATTTGGAGAAATACGATGTGCTTGCCGTTCGGTTCCCAGAAGTAATTGCTGCGCACAGCCAGCTCTTCGGCGTATACCCAATCTACCTCGCCGTTAAGCAGGTTCTCGGCTTCTTCGGAGGACGTTGTTTCTCTGCCGGTGATCTGGTTCTCGTTGCCCTCCGCAATCGCACGAACAAACAGGTTATGTTTCCGGATATAGGCGATGTTTTTACCGTCGGGAGAGAACTTAGGATCGCTGCTGGGCTCTGTCGAAGAGGTCATCTGCACCCCGGTACCGGAATCGAGAGAGTAGTACCAGAGCTGTCCTAGTGAATCGAACAGCAGGTGGCGAGAGTCGGGCGCCCATTGGTAAGCGGCGACTGAGTAACGTTGAATGCGTTCTTTTTCGCGCTCACTTTTCACCCGGCTAATGGGCGGCGCCAAATTAGCCAGCTTCTCCTCGGCGACCAAGACCGCTTTTTGACCGGTGGCGGCGTCAACGTACCAGAGTGCGCCATGCTCCCCCGAATCGTCGCGCTGGACGAAGGAAACCTTGGTATTGTCGGGACTCCATTGGATGGTCTCTGGTCCACGGCCGGTGAGTCCGCCCTCCGCGAATATGTTCTCGATGGTCAATTCTGTCGGGGTGGAAGTCTGATTGGTTTGGGCAACGATAAACCCGGCTAAAAAGAGGAACAAAAAGAAGCTTGCAATAGCTCTCACTGACACTCCTGAAGAATTTTGTGCCCACAGAATGGCGGGCTGGAAAGTGTACACCGGTAAGACAGTGGCGCGCAGCGCGCGATGAGTAGGATTAAAAGGTGAAACTGGCGGCTCGGTAGTTCATCTGAGGAACAGCACCCAGATCCGCACTAACTCGAACGTTGC
This DNA window, taken from Terriglobales bacterium, encodes the following:
- a CDS encoding DPP IV N-terminal domain-containing protein, which gives rise to MRAIASFFLFLFLAGFIVAQTNQTSTPTELTIENIFAEGGLTGRGPETIQWSPDNTKVSFVQRDDSGEHGALWYVDAATGQKAVLVAEEKLANLAPPISRVKSEREKERIQRYSVAAYQWAPDSRHLLFDSLGQLWYYSLDSGTGVQMTSSTEPSSDPKFSPDGKNIAYIRKHNLFVRAIAEGNENQITGRETTSSEEAENLLNGEVDWVYAEELAVRSNYFWEPNGKHIVFLQMHEKAVPTYPLTDLLQLHPPVDPEKYPNPGDPNPTVRVGVVSSGGGKVKWISLTQDKDNYIPRFGWMRDGLLYVQVLNRAQNKLALYFVDANSGHSRRVLEETSPNWVEVHDDFKVVRMLKSGDHFLWSSWRDGYTHLYLYSFDKSAPLAADAKLERQLERGEYEVAGVAGADEATGTIYFTANKDDPRQSHLYSVKLDGSQPSRVTREEGFHKATFSEDGKYYVDDFSAVLTPHIMSLCAAQGACKQVWSSRSVDAYDLIPPKFLNFKADDGTVLYGMLLMPPQAANGSPGSVPLIMNPYGGPHAQDVANEWGGQHFLFNELMAKRGFATLIVDNRGMGGRGQKFATAVRHHFGAVEFKDQLSSLDQVLAQFPVFDRTRLGWWGWSYGGFMTAYALTHTDRFKTGISVAPVTNWLDYDSIYTERYMGLPQENTEGYRTSSPVNFAEQLHGRLLLAHGTGDDNVHFQNSVQFVNALINAGKQFDFMIYPGKTHGISGPAASTHLFHLIQDHFERHLGVHSAQGSQ